The Ahaetulla prasina isolate Xishuangbanna chromosome 3, ASM2864084v1, whole genome shotgun sequence genome window below encodes:
- the SRC gene encoding proto-oncogene tyrosine-protein kinase Src translates to MGSSKSKPKDPSQRRRSLDSTENIHGTCSTSQTPSKTTVPETHRTPSRLFGNTATEPKLFGGSNTSDMVTSPQRCGALAGGVTTFVALYDYESRTESDLSFKKGERLQILNNTEGDWWLAHSLTTGQKGYIPSNYVAPSDSIQAEEWYFGKITRRESERLLLNPENPRGTFLARESETTKGAYCLSVSDFDNAKGLNVKHYKIRKLDNGGFYITSRTQFSSLQQLVAYYSKHADGLCHRLTNVCPTSKPQTQGLAKDAWEIPRESLRLEVKLGQGCFGEVWMGTWNGTTRVAIKTLKPGTMSPEAFLQEAQVMKKLRHEKLVQLYAVVSEEPIYIVTEYMCKGSLLDFLKGEMGKYLRLPQLVDMAAQIASGMAYVERMNYVHRDLRAANILVGENLVCKVADFGLARLIEDNEYTARQGAKFPIKWTAPEAALYGRFTIKSDVWSFGILLTELATKGRVPYPGMVNREVLDQVERGYRMPCPPECPESLHDLMCQCWRKDPEERPTFEYLQAFLEDYFTSTEPQYQPGENL, encoded by the exons ATGGGGAGCAGTAAAAGTAAGCCCAAAGACCCTAGCCAACGGAGACGCAGTTTGGACTCCACAGAAAATATACATGGCACCTGCTCTACCTCTCAAACTCCCAGCAAGACCACCGTCCCAGAAACTCATCGTACCCCTAGTCGGTTATTTGGAAATACAGCTACAGAACCAAAGCTCTTTGGGGGATCAAATACATCAGATATGGTCACTTCTCCTCAGCGCTGTGGCGCTTTAGCTG GTGGAGTCACAACATTTGTAGCCCTCTATGATTATGAATCACGGACAGAATCGGATCTTTCTTTCAAAAAAGGAGAACGCCTCCAAATCCTCAATAACAC GGAAGGAGATTGGTGGCTGGCTCACTCCCTCACAACTGGCCAGAAAGGCTACATCCCCAGTAACTACGTCGCACCTTCAGACTCCATCCAAGCAGAAga GTGGTATTTTGGCAAGATTACACGCCGAGAATCTGAACGATTACTGCTCAATCCAGAGAATCCCCGAGGGACTTTTCTGGCAAGAGAGAGTGAGACCACAAAAG GTGCCTACTGTCTCTCTGTCTCAGATTTTGACAATGCCAAGGGCCTCAATGTGAAGCACTACAAAATTCGCAAACTGGACAACGGTGGCTTTTATATCACATCCCGTACACAGTTCAGCAGCCTTCAGCAATTAGTGGCTTACTATTCCA aaCATGCAGATGGTTTGTGCCACCGTCTTACCAATGTTTGCCCAACCAGCAAGCCTCAGACACAGGGCTTGGCAAAAGATGCTTGGGAAATCCCCCGGGAATCTTTGCGGCTAGAGGTCAAACTTGGACAAGGCTGCTTTGGAGAAGTCTGGATGG GGACCTGGAATGGTACCACCAGGGTAGCAATCAAGACTCTAAAGCCTGGGACAATGTCTCCAGAAGCATTTCTTCAGGAGGCTCAGGTTATGAAGAAACTGCGTCATGAAAAGCTGGTGCAGTTGTATGCTGTGGTTTCAGAAGAGCCAATTTATATCGTAACAGAGTATATGTGCAAAG GGAGCCTCCTGGATTTTTTGAAGGGAGAGATGGGCAAGTATCTGAGGCTGCCCCAGCTGGTGGACATGGCTGCACAG ATTGCCTCTGGCATGGCCTACGTGGAAAGGATGAACTACGTTCACAGAGATCTCCGAGCTGCCAACATCCTTGTGGGGGAGAACCTGGTATGCAAAGTAGCTGACTTCGGACTGGCACGATTGATTGAGGACAATGAATACACAGCAAGACAAG GTGCTAAATTTCCCATCAAATGGACTGCCCCAGAAGCTGCTCTTTATGGTCGGTTCACTATCAAGTCAGATGTTTGGTCCTTTGGAATACTCTTGACAGAACTTGCCACCAAAGGTCGAGTACCATATCCCG GCATGGTAAATCGGGAAGTCCTAGATCAAGTGGAGCGAGGCTATCGGATGCCCTGTCCACCAGAGTGCCCAGAATCTCTACACGATCTGATGTGCCAGTGCTGGAGAAAGGATCCTGAGGAAAGGCCAACCTTTGAATACCTCCAAGCTTTCCTGGAGGATTACTTCACATCAACAGAGCCCCAGTATCAGCCAGGAGAAAATCTATAG